The following coding sequences are from one Kogia breviceps isolate mKogBre1 chromosome X, mKogBre1 haplotype 1, whole genome shotgun sequence window:
- the CITED1 gene encoding cbp/p300-interacting transactivator 1 isoform X2 has translation MEPSAQQLQLAASHPTNLSNFCQGSEMPTMSRPALDVKGGTSPMKEDANPEMSSLAYSNLAVKDRKAVAILHYPGVTSNGTKANGAPASSSGSPTPISSPTAAPPTKPPPFNLHPAPHLLASMQLQKLNSQYHGMAAATPGQPGEAGPLPNWGFGAQAGGAGSLSPAGAQSPAIIDSDPVDEEVLMSLVVELGLDRANELPELWLGQNEFDFTADFPSGC, from the exons ATGGAGCCATCCG CACAACAGCTCCAGCTGGCAGCATCACATCCCACCAATTTATCCAACTTCTGCCAAGGCTCTGAAATGCCAACCATGTCGAGGCCTGCACTTGATGTCAAGGGTGGCACCTCACCTATGAAGGAg gATGCCAACCCAGAGATGAGCTCTCTGGCCTACTCGAACCTAGCAGTGAAAGATCGCAAAGCAGTGGCCATCCTGCACTACCCCGGGGTAACCTCGAATGGAACCAAGGCCAATGGGGCTCCCGCTAGCTCCTCGGGATCTCCAACTCCAATAAGCTCTCCTACTGCTGCCCCTCCCACTAAACCCCCACCCTTCAACCTGCACCCCGCCCCTCACCTGCTGGCCAGTATGCAGCTGCAGAAACTTAATAGCCAGTATCATGGGATGGCCGCTGCTACTCCGGGCCAACCTGGGGAGGCAGGGCCCCTGCCAAATTGGGGCTTTGGGGCTCAGGCGGGAGGGGCGGGGTCACTCTCTCCTGCTGGTGCCCAGAGCCCTGCCATCATCGATTCAGACCCGGTGGATGAGGAGGTGCTGATGTCACTGGTGGTGGAACTGGGACTGGACCGAGCCAATGAGCTTCCGGAGCTGTGGCTGGGGCAGAATGAGTTTGACTTCACTGCAGACTTTCCATCTGGCTGCTGA
- the CITED1 gene encoding cbp/p300-interacting transactivator 1 isoform X1: MPTMSRPALDVKGGTSPMKEDANPEMSSLAYSNLAVKDRKAVAILHYPGVTSNGTKANGAPASSSGSPTPISSPTAAPPTKPPPFNLHPAPHLLASMQLQKLNSQYHGMAAATPGQPGEAGPLPNWGFGAQAGGAGSLSPAGAQSPAIIDSDPVDEEVLMSLVVELGLDRANELPELWLGQNEFDFTADFPSGC; this comes from the exons ATGCCAACCATGTCGAGGCCTGCACTTGATGTCAAGGGTGGCACCTCACCTATGAAGGAg gATGCCAACCCAGAGATGAGCTCTCTGGCCTACTCGAACCTAGCAGTGAAAGATCGCAAAGCAGTGGCCATCCTGCACTACCCCGGGGTAACCTCGAATGGAACCAAGGCCAATGGGGCTCCCGCTAGCTCCTCGGGATCTCCAACTCCAATAAGCTCTCCTACTGCTGCCCCTCCCACTAAACCCCCACCCTTCAACCTGCACCCCGCCCCTCACCTGCTGGCCAGTATGCAGCTGCAGAAACTTAATAGCCAGTATCATGGGATGGCCGCTGCTACTCCGGGCCAACCTGGGGAGGCAGGGCCCCTGCCAAATTGGGGCTTTGGGGCTCAGGCGGGAGGGGCGGGGTCACTCTCTCCTGCTGGTGCCCAGAGCCCTGCCATCATCGATTCAGACCCGGTGGATGAGGAGGTGCTGATGTCACTGGTGGTGGAACTGGGACTGGACCGAGCCAATGAGCTTCCGGAGCTGTGGCTGGGGCAGAATGAGTTTGACTTCACTGCAGACTTTCCATCTGGCTGCTGA